Proteins from one Ipomoea triloba cultivar NCNSP0323 chromosome 1, ASM357664v1 genomic window:
- the LOC115996133 gene encoding 24-methylenesterol C-methyltransferase 2-like, translated as MDSLTLFCTASVLAGGLYWFVCVLGSAEQKGKRAVDLSGGSIAKEKVEDKYKQYWSFFRRPKEIETADKVPAFVDTFYNLVTDIYEWGWGQSFHFSPSIPGKSHRDATRIHEEMAVDLLGVKPGARILDAGCGVGGPMRAIAAHSGANVVGITINEYQVNRARLHNKKAGLESQCEVVCGNFLQMPFADNSFDGAYSIEATCHAPELEDVYREIYRVLKPGSMYVSYEWVTTELYRPENPEHVEIINGIERGDALPGLRSYKDISEVATKVGFEIVKEQDLAKPPSNPWWTRLKMGRIAYWRNHILVTILAWLGIAPKGTVDVHEMLFITADYLTKGGDTGIFTPMHMILCRKPEH; from the coding sequence ATGGACTCTCTCACTCTTTTCTGCACTGCCTCCGTCCTCGCCGGCGGCCTCTACTGGTTTGTTTGCGTGCTGGGCTCCGCCGAGCAAAAGGGGAAGCGGGCCGTGGATCTCTCCGGCGGCTCCATCGCCAAGGAGAAAGTGGAGGACAAGTATAAGCAGTACTGGTCATTCTTCCGCCGCCCTAAAGAGATCGAGACCGCCGATAAGGTCCCGGCTTTCGTGGACACGTTCTACAATCTTGTGACCGATATTTATGAGTGGGGGTGGGGCCAATCCTTCCATTTTTCCCCTTCCATTCCGGGGAAATCCCACCGCGATGCCACTAGAATCCACGAGGAGATGGCGGTGGATCTACTGGGTGTGAAGCCCGGAGCCCGCATTCTGGACGCGGGCTGCGGCGTGGGCGGCCCGATGCGCGCAATTGCGGCCCATTCCGGGGCCAACGTGGTGGGCATCACCATCAACGAGTATCAGGTAAATCGGGCGAGACTTCACAACAAGAAAGCCGGGCTGGAGTCCCAGTGCGAGGTGGTGTGCGGTAATTTCCTCCAAATGCCCTTCGCGGACAACAGCTTCGACGGGGCGTACTCGATTGAAGCCACCTGCCATGCCCCCGAGCTAGAAGACGTGTACAGGGAGATCTACAGAGTGTTGAAGCCCGGATCCATGTACGTTTCCTACGAATGGGTCACCACCGAGTTGTACCGCCCCGAAAACCCGGAACACGTCGAGATTATCAACGGGATTGAGCGGGGCGACGCCCTCCCCGGGCTGCGCAGCTACAAGGACATCTCGGAGGTTGCCACTAAAGTAGGTTTTGAGATCGTCAAGGAACAGGATTTAGCTAAGCCGCCGTCCAACCCGTGGTGGACAAGACTGAAGATGGGAAGAATCGCTTACTGGCGCAACCATATCTTGGTCACTATTCTCGCCTGGCTTGGGATTGCCCCTAAGGGCACAGTTGATGTCCACGAAATGCTGTTCATCACTGCCGATTATTTGACGAAAGGTGGAGACACTGGGATTTTCACTCCGATGCATATGATTCTCTGCCGAAAGCCCGAGCATTAA
- the LOC116015827 gene encoding DDB1- and CUL4-associated factor 8 isoform X1 gives MRNRAATGLDTAVVDVWKREVGQLSTRKFALRLAAPEDLVQRLEIFRKLEKHGGCVNTVSFNADGDILVSGSDDRKVVLWDWQTGKIRLSFHSGHHNNVFQAKFMPYTEDRSIVTCAADGQIRHAQILAHGKVETKMLARHLGRAHKLAIEPGSPYILYSCGEDGLVQRIDLRTESTTERFTCQPLPPRKNYMSFIHLNAIAMDPRNSNFFAVAGSDEYARLFDIRKCKWDNSSDFGQPVDFFCPSHLVGDESVGITGLAFSDQSELLVSYNDELIYMFSKNMGLGPDPSPSSPLSNQSDNGEMGSHLQSGVSSLDTCAGTKDDPQAYKGHQNSETVKGVNFFGPKCEYVVSGSDCGRIFIWNKKGGKLINVMEADKHVVNCIESHPHTTVLASSGIENDIKIWTPKATEKAVLPVNIQKVSMPRRIRFFGIRRLISDDDDDDDGGDGEYFLYDGSDGDDDNITDDEVEEEENGDDDDDDNITDEEVDEEEDDDNITDEDDDDDDDNVTDEDDVDDNITDEEVEAGEDNITNEEVSDDNITNEEVEEDEDDFFSDTDDYSNNDDTTCDEVLDDAEEENGSEEEFYDGIDDCDIDDTTDDDLDAFSNIEYEEEHDG, from the exons ATGAGAAATAGGGCGGCCACCGGCCTCGACACCGCGGTTGTCGATGTCTGGAAACGAGAGGTCGGCCAACTCTCCACTAGAAAGTTCGCTCTCCGTCTCGCCGCTCCCGAG GACCTTGTGCAGCGTCTTGAGATCTTTCGGAAGCTTGAAAAACATGGAGGTTGTGTCAATACAGTCAGCTTCAATGCTGATGGCGACATTCTTGTATCAGGTTCTGATGACAGGAAGGTTGTACTTTGGGACTGGCAAACTGGGAAAATTAGACTCTCATTCCATTCAGGGCATCATAATAATGTCTTTCAAGCCAAGTTCATGCCATACACTGAGGATCGAAGTATTGTTACCTGTGCTGCTGATGGACAG ATAAGACACGCTCAGATTTTAGCACATGGGAAAGTGGAGACAAAAATGCTGGCAAGACACCTAGGACGGGCTCACAAATTGGCGATTGAACCTGGAAGCCCTTACATTTTGTACAGTTGTGGTGAAGATGGACTTGTTCAACGT ATTGATTTGAGAACAGAATCAACCACTGAACGTTTTACTTGCCAACCTCTCCCCCCAAGGAAGAATTATATGTCTTTTATTCATCTAAATGCAATTGCAATGGATCCAAGAAACTCCAATTTCTTTGCTGTTGCTGGATCAGATGAATATGCTAGGCTGTTTGATATTCGCAAGTGTAAATGGGACAATTCGTCAGATTTTGGTCAACCTGTTGACTTCTTCTGTCCCTCGCATTTAGTTGGTGATGAGAGTGTGGGAATTACTGGCTTGGCATTCTCAGATCAAAGTGAGCTTCTTGTTTCATATAATGATGAATTGATCTATATGTTCTCAAAAAACATGGGTCTTGGACCGGATCCATCCCCAAGTTCTCCCCTGTCCAACCAAAGTGATAATGGTGAAATGGGGTCTCACCTCCAATCAGGTGTATCTTCATTAGATACCTGTGCTGGTACAAAAGATGATCCCCAAGCCTACAAGGGACACCAAAACTCTGAGACTGTGAAGGGTGTTAATTTCTTTGGCCCTAAATGTGAATATGTTGTGAGTGGGTCAGACTGTGGTCGAATTTTCATATGGAACAAAAAGGGTGGGAAGCTTATCAATGTTATGGAAGCAGATAAACACGTTGTAAATTGCATTGAATCTCATCCTCACACCACAGTTCTTGCCAGCAGTGGTATTGAGAATGACATCAAAATATGGACCCCAAAAGCAACTGAGAAGGCTGTCTTGCCTGTAAATATCCAGAAG GTTTCCATGCCTCGCCGAATACGTTTCTTTGGCATTAGAAGGCTTATTAGTGATGATGACGACgatgatgatggtggtgatGGTGAATACTTCTTATATGATGGGAGTGATGGAGATGATGATAACATTACTGATGACGAGGttgaggaagaggagaatggtgatgatgatgatgatgataacatTACTGATGAAGAGGTagacgaagaagaagatgatgacaaCATTactgatgaagatgatgatgatgatgatgataatgttACTGATGAAGATGATGTTGATGATAACATTACTGATGAAGAGGTAGAGGCTGGTGAAGATAACATTACTAATGAAGAGGTCAGTGATGATAACATTACTAATGAAGAGGTagaggaagatgaagatgatttCTTCAGTGATACTGATGATTATTCCAACAACGATGACACTACATGTGATGAGGTCTTGGATGATGCTGAGGAAGAGAATGGTAGTGAAGAGGAGTTTTATGATGGTATCGATGATTGCGACATTGATGATACTACTGATGATGACCTTGATGCTTTTAGTAACATAGAATATGAAGAGGAGCATGATGGGTGA
- the LOC116015827 gene encoding DDB1- and CUL4-associated factor 8 isoform X2, with amino-acid sequence MYHLIRHAQILAHGKVETKMLARHLGRAHKLAIEPGSPYILYSCGEDGLVQRIDLRTESTTERFTCQPLPPRKNYMSFIHLNAIAMDPRNSNFFAVAGSDEYARLFDIRKCKWDNSSDFGQPVDFFCPSHLVGDESVGITGLAFSDQSELLVSYNDELIYMFSKNMGLGPDPSPSSPLSNQSDNGEMGSHLQSGVSSLDTCAGTKDDPQAYKGHQNSETVKGVNFFGPKCEYVVSGSDCGRIFIWNKKGGKLINVMEADKHVVNCIESHPHTTVLASSGIENDIKIWTPKATEKAVLPVNIQKVSMPRRIRFFGIRRLISDDDDDDDGGDGEYFLYDGSDGDDDNITDDEVEEEENGDDDDDDNITDEEVDEEEDDDNITDEDDDDDDDNVTDEDDVDDNITDEEVEAGEDNITNEEVSDDNITNEEVEEDEDDFFSDTDDYSNNDDTTCDEVLDDAEEENGSEEEFYDGIDDCDIDDTTDDDLDAFSNIEYEEEHDG; translated from the exons ATGTATCACTTG ATAAGACACGCTCAGATTTTAGCACATGGGAAAGTGGAGACAAAAATGCTGGCAAGACACCTAGGACGGGCTCACAAATTGGCGATTGAACCTGGAAGCCCTTACATTTTGTACAGTTGTGGTGAAGATGGACTTGTTCAACGT ATTGATTTGAGAACAGAATCAACCACTGAACGTTTTACTTGCCAACCTCTCCCCCCAAGGAAGAATTATATGTCTTTTATTCATCTAAATGCAATTGCAATGGATCCAAGAAACTCCAATTTCTTTGCTGTTGCTGGATCAGATGAATATGCTAGGCTGTTTGATATTCGCAAGTGTAAATGGGACAATTCGTCAGATTTTGGTCAACCTGTTGACTTCTTCTGTCCCTCGCATTTAGTTGGTGATGAGAGTGTGGGAATTACTGGCTTGGCATTCTCAGATCAAAGTGAGCTTCTTGTTTCATATAATGATGAATTGATCTATATGTTCTCAAAAAACATGGGTCTTGGACCGGATCCATCCCCAAGTTCTCCCCTGTCCAACCAAAGTGATAATGGTGAAATGGGGTCTCACCTCCAATCAGGTGTATCTTCATTAGATACCTGTGCTGGTACAAAAGATGATCCCCAAGCCTACAAGGGACACCAAAACTCTGAGACTGTGAAGGGTGTTAATTTCTTTGGCCCTAAATGTGAATATGTTGTGAGTGGGTCAGACTGTGGTCGAATTTTCATATGGAACAAAAAGGGTGGGAAGCTTATCAATGTTATGGAAGCAGATAAACACGTTGTAAATTGCATTGAATCTCATCCTCACACCACAGTTCTTGCCAGCAGTGGTATTGAGAATGACATCAAAATATGGACCCCAAAAGCAACTGAGAAGGCTGTCTTGCCTGTAAATATCCAGAAG GTTTCCATGCCTCGCCGAATACGTTTCTTTGGCATTAGAAGGCTTATTAGTGATGATGACGACgatgatgatggtggtgatGGTGAATACTTCTTATATGATGGGAGTGATGGAGATGATGATAACATTACTGATGACGAGGttgaggaagaggagaatggtgatgatgatgatgatgataacatTACTGATGAAGAGGTagacgaagaagaagatgatgacaaCATTactgatgaagatgatgatgatgatgatgataatgttACTGATGAAGATGATGTTGATGATAACATTACTGATGAAGAGGTAGAGGCTGGTGAAGATAACATTACTAATGAAGAGGTCAGTGATGATAACATTACTAATGAAGAGGTagaggaagatgaagatgatttCTTCAGTGATACTGATGATTATTCCAACAACGATGACACTACATGTGATGAGGTCTTGGATGATGCTGAGGAAGAGAATGGTAGTGAAGAGGAGTTTTATGATGGTATCGATGATTGCGACATTGATGATACTACTGATGATGACCTTGATGCTTTTAGTAACATAGAATATGAAGAGGAGCATGATGGGTGA